From Actinomyces procaprae:
TGGTGATGGGAGCCGCAGGCCTGGTCTCCGCACTGCTGATCTACGTCTCCACACGCTCCTTCTTCACTGACCTGACCTCCGCCGACTACTACAACGAGTACGACCCCACCGTCTCCGAGGCGGAGGTATTCCGCAGCTCTCTTTCCATACTGGGCGGCAGCTTCACCACCAATGTCGTCACCCTGGTGATCACGTCGCTGGCCACCGCCGTGCTGACCGGCCTGCTGATCGTGACCGTGTCCCGCTCGGTCCTGGGGCGCATCGCCACCCCCACGGAGGTTTGGGAGCGCACCAGGCCGCGCATCTGGGCCCTGATCGGCCAGGCCGCGCTGACCGAGCTGTTCACCTTCATCGCCGCCGCACTGCTCGTGACGGGGCTGGCGCTGCTGATGGCCGCGATGCTCCTGGCACTGGCCGACTACGAGGGCGCCGGAGGCGCCCTGCTGATCCTCATGGGATTCCTGCTCACGATCCTGGGCCTGCTCGCCGCCGCGTTCCTGTGGGTGCGCCTGTCGCTCGCCAGCGCAGCACTGATTCTTGAGAATGTCGGAGTCTGGGAGGGCATCCGCCGTTCCTGGCAGCTGACCCGCACCGGCTTCTGGCGGATCCTGGGCACTTTGCTGCTGGTCGAGCTGCTGGTCACTGCGGTAACCATGGTCATAGCAGTACCGCTCGGCTTCATCTCCGGCGCCGGCTCCGTCCTGGTCACCAGCGCGGCCACCTCCGCGCTGCTGTCGGCTTTCGCCACTTTCGCCTCATCGCTGCTCAGCGCCGTGATCCTGCCGTTCTCCGCGGCCTCCCGCGCCCTGATCTACATCGACCTGCGCATGCGCCAGGAGGGCCTGGACGTTGAGCTGCGCCGCTCGGCGGGAGTCTGAGAGCACCCGCGCCGCCACACCGTCATGATCTCGATGCCACCCGTCACCGCAGCCGCTCGCGCCCTCGGCGCCGGCGGACTGCACGTGCTCGTCCCCCGGGACGTGCCGGCCACCCCCGACGCCGACGCCGCCCGCCGCGCCGCCGAGGAGGAGCTCGCCAAACCCGTATACCGCGA
This genomic window contains:
- a CDS encoding glycerophosphodiester phosphodiesterase; this encodes MSSDNTGWQSPSGGDPAGSSPAPGQYPQSSSGYGTDSPQPEPPAYGQYQQAAPGQAAGTEGQYAQQAGAYPAGATGFFVAPKPGIIPLRPLSIGEIIGGAFESLRANPRAMFLPALLVMGAAGLVSALLIYVSTRSFFTDLTSADYYNEYDPTVSEAEVFRSSLSILGGSFTTNVVTLVITSLATAVLTGLLIVTVSRSVLGRIATPTEVWERTRPRIWALIGQAALTELFTFIAAALLVTGLALLMAAMLLALADYEGAGGALLILMGFLLTILGLLAAAFLWVRLSLASAALILENVGVWEGIRRSWQLTRTGFWRILGTLLLVELLVTAVTMVIAVPLGFISGAGSVLVTSAATSALLSAFATFASSLLSAVILPFSAASRALIYIDLRMRQEGLDVELRRSAGV